A stretch of DNA from Basfia succiniciproducens:
GTTACCGACAGCGAACAACTAATGTCCATTAAGGGAGCACTGGATAATTCCGGCGTAAAAGCGAAAATTTATACCAACTCTCGCAATAATTCATCAAATAATGCGGTTGAATATCGTCTGGCAATGGAAGGCGTTACCTTCAGTGATATTCCGTTCTTTAAAGATTTAGACGGCGAACAATATAAGAAAATCGAAGCGGCTACCGGCGGCGATTATTCTCTCATGCGTTTATACGCAATGGGTGCCGATTCCTGGCTGTTAGCGCATTCATTTAATGAATTACGCCAGGTTCCGGGCTTTTCATTAAGCGGTTTAACCGGTAAATTAACAGCCGGACCAAACTGCAATGTCGAACGTGATTTGACTTGGTATTCTTACCAAGGCGGTAATATTGTGCCATTAAACTAATATGTTTAGTCTAAAACGGCAACAAGGGGCGAGCTTTGAGCAACAAGCTCGCCTTTTTTTAGAATCACAAGGTTTACAATTTATCGCAGCGAATCAAAACTTCAAATGCGGTGAATTGGATCTCATCATGCTGGACGGTGAAACCATTGTATTTGTTGAAGTCCGTCAACGCAAAAATGATCACTTCGGCTCCGCAGTGGAAAGTGTTGATTGGCAAAAACAGCAAAAATGGATAAATGCCGCAAGTCTTTGGCTGGCAACACAAAACCACAGCTTAGAAGATACGGATTGCCGATTTGATTTAGTCGCTTTTGGCGCTACCGCTTCAAATGTTCAATGGCTTAAAAATTTTATTGAATAATATGTTAGAAAAAATTAAAGATCTTTATACTGAAAATATTCAAACACAAATTTCCGCTTCCCGCCTTCTTCCCGAAACCATTGTCGAAGCAACTACAAAATTGGTGAGTTGTTTATTACGAGGCAATAAAATTATAGTGTGCGGACACGGCCGATCATACGCCAATGCTCAGTTTTTAGTGGCTAATTTACTGAATCGTTATGAGTTGGAACGTCCTAGTTTCCCTTCTGTATTACTAACCATTGATAGTGCGGTCGGTTCCGCTATCGTTTCGGATAATCACATAACAACCCTTTATCAGCGCCAATTTAATGCTATTGCACAACAAGGGGATATTCTGGTGGCGTTAGTACCGAATTCCGGTGATGAATCCATTATTAATGTGATTAATTGTGCGACAAATAAGGATGTTGAAATTATCGCCTTAACCGGTGCTAACGATGATCATTTACAGGGTTTAA
This window harbors:
- a CDS encoding D-sedoheptulose-7-phosphate isomerase; the protein is MLEKIKDLYTENIQTQISASRLLPETIVEATTKLVSCLLRGNKIIVCGHGRSYANAQFLVANLLNRYELERPSFPSVLLTIDSAVGSAIVSDNHITTLYQRQFNAIAQQGDILVALVPNSGDESIINVINCATNKDVEIIALTGANDDHLQGLISENDLEVQTPAIKESRILEGHLFIINALCELIDHTLFTQSG
- a CDS encoding YraN family protein, translated to MFSLKRQQGASFEQQARLFLESQGLQFIAANQNFKCGELDLIMLDGETIVFVEVRQRKNDHFGSAVESVDWQKQQKWINAASLWLATQNHSLEDTDCRFDLVAFGATASNVQWLKNFIE